In the Micromonospora narathiwatensis genome, one interval contains:
- a CDS encoding alanine--tRNA ligase-related protein → MTPDQIIDMFLDHYRRRGHRDAPESSLIPPPGDPVLFTTSGMHPLTPYLAGRPHPAGRRLVDVQRCLRTTDLDEVGDATHLTVFDMLGSWSLGDYGIATSVRWGHELLTEGFGVDPVRLHATVFGGDDQVGPDETAWATWTDLGVPVEATGAENWWSNGPTGPCGPDSEIFVWTGEGPPTGTPTGDDRWVEVWNHVQMRYHRHDDGRLTALPMSNIDTGMGLERLEMVLRGARSVFEGDGLRPWVDAVRDRWPLEGPDLRIVVDHLRSAVVVLGDGVRPGNTGRGYVLRRLVRRALTVLWRDDPERGLTELPLDPYADTLRRFRQPAGAQPLRAVLADEERRFRGLLRRGRPLVDRLRARGPLTEPDYRWLHDTHGLPRDLVDGLLAGAG, encoded by the coding sequence GTGACACCCGACCAGATCATCGACATGTTCCTCGACCACTACCGCCGCCGCGGCCACCGGGACGCGCCGGAGAGTTCCCTGATCCCACCGCCCGGCGACCCGGTGCTGTTCACCACCTCCGGCATGCACCCGCTCACCCCGTACCTGGCGGGGCGCCCCCATCCCGCCGGCCGACGGCTGGTCGACGTGCAGCGCTGCCTGCGTACCACCGACCTGGACGAGGTCGGCGACGCCACCCACCTGACCGTGTTCGACATGCTCGGCTCCTGGTCGCTCGGCGACTACGGCATCGCGACCAGCGTCCGCTGGGGCCACGAGCTGCTCACCGAGGGCTTCGGTGTCGACCCGGTGCGGCTGCACGCGACCGTCTTCGGCGGCGACGACCAGGTCGGCCCGGACGAGACCGCCTGGGCGACGTGGACGGACCTGGGCGTACCGGTCGAGGCGACCGGGGCGGAGAACTGGTGGTCCAACGGCCCGACCGGCCCCTGCGGGCCCGACTCCGAGATCTTCGTGTGGACCGGGGAGGGCCCGCCCACCGGTACGCCCACCGGCGACGACCGGTGGGTGGAGGTGTGGAACCACGTCCAGATGCGCTACCACCGGCACGACGACGGCCGGCTCACCGCGTTGCCGATGTCCAACATCGACACCGGCATGGGGCTGGAGCGCCTGGAGATGGTGCTGCGCGGCGCGCGGTCGGTCTTCGAGGGCGACGGGCTGCGCCCGTGGGTGGACGCCGTCCGCGACCGGTGGCCGCTGGAGGGCCCGGACCTGCGGATCGTCGTCGACCACCTGCGCTCCGCCGTGGTGGTGCTGGGTGACGGCGTACGCCCCGGCAACACCGGACGGGGGTACGTGCTGCGTCGGCTCGTCCGGCGGGCGCTCACCGTGCTGTGGCGGGACGACCCGGAGCGCGGCCTGACCGAACTGCCCCTCGACCCGTACGCGGACACCCTGCGCCGCTTCCGGCAGCCGGCCGGGGCGCAGCCGCTGCGCGCGGTGCTCGCGGACGAGGAGCGGCGCTTCCGTGGGCTGCTGCGGCGGGGCCGCCCGCTGGTCGACCGACTCCGGGCCCGTGGGCCGCTGACCGAGCCCGACTACCGCTGGCTGCACGACACCCACGGGCTGCCCCGCGACCTGGTCGACGGCCTGCTCGCCGGGGCCGGCTGA
- a CDS encoding acyl-CoA dehydrogenase, with translation MSSSTLLSRRDLAFLLYDWLDVTRLTERPRYAEHSRETFDAALDLSARVAAERFATHNRAADLAEPTFDGRRVHTIPQVKAALDRFAETGLLAATMDSSIGGMQLPHTVAAACLAWFQAANVSTAAYPFLTLGNANLLLTHGTAEQIDTWVRPMVEGRFFGTMCLSEPQAGSSLADLTTRAEPQDDGTYRLFGTKMWISGGDHELAENIVHLVLARIPGGPPGVKGISLFIAPKVLLDDDGALGPRNDVVLVGLNHKLGYRGTTNTLLNFGEGVHRPYGRPGAVGYLVGEPHQGLAQMFHLMNEARIGVGAGATALGYAGYLKSVAYARQRPQGRPVADRDPTTPQVPIVAHADVRRMLLAQKSYVEGALALILYCGRLLDEEKTGPAEADRARAHLLLDVLTPIAKSWPSQWCLAANDLAIQVHGGYGYTRDHDVEQHWRDNRLNPIHEGTHGIQALDLLGRKVTMRDGAGLELLLETVRATVTRAWKAEGEAAELAGRLGAAVDRIAVVTRRLWGSGDPELALANASLYLEAVGHVVIAWMWLEQLLAVDALGVPDGADGDFLAGKRQAARYFFRYELPRTGPQFDLLDSLDRTTLDSRETWF, from the coding sequence GTGTCGTCGTCCACTCTGCTGTCCCGTCGTGACCTGGCGTTCCTGCTCTATGACTGGCTGGACGTGACCCGGCTGACCGAGCGACCCCGCTACGCCGAACACTCGCGGGAGACCTTCGACGCCGCGTTGGACCTCTCCGCCCGGGTCGCCGCCGAGCGGTTCGCCACCCACAACCGGGCGGCCGACCTCGCCGAGCCCACCTTCGACGGACGGCGGGTGCACACTATCCCGCAGGTCAAGGCGGCCCTCGACCGGTTCGCCGAGACCGGGCTGCTGGCCGCCACCATGGACTCCTCGATCGGCGGCATGCAGCTTCCGCACACGGTCGCCGCCGCCTGCCTCGCCTGGTTCCAGGCCGCCAACGTGAGCACCGCCGCGTACCCGTTCCTCACCCTCGGCAACGCCAACCTGCTGCTCACCCACGGCACCGCCGAGCAGATCGACACCTGGGTCCGGCCGATGGTCGAGGGACGGTTCTTCGGCACCATGTGCCTGTCCGAGCCGCAGGCCGGCAGCTCGCTCGCCGACCTCACCACCCGGGCCGAGCCGCAGGACGACGGGACGTACCGGCTGTTCGGCACCAAGATGTGGATCTCCGGCGGGGACCACGAGCTGGCCGAGAACATCGTGCACCTGGTCCTCGCCCGGATCCCCGGCGGCCCGCCCGGGGTGAAGGGCATCTCGCTGTTCATCGCGCCGAAGGTGCTCCTCGACGACGACGGCGCGCTCGGCCCGCGCAACGACGTGGTGCTGGTCGGGCTCAACCACAAGCTGGGCTACCGGGGCACGACCAACACCCTGCTCAACTTCGGGGAGGGGGTGCACCGCCCGTACGGGCGGCCCGGGGCGGTCGGCTACCTGGTGGGCGAGCCGCACCAGGGGCTCGCCCAGATGTTCCACCTGATGAACGAGGCGCGGATCGGCGTCGGCGCCGGCGCGACCGCCCTCGGATACGCCGGTTACCTCAAGTCCGTGGCGTACGCCCGGCAGCGCCCGCAGGGCCGCCCGGTCGCCGACCGGGACCCGACCACGCCGCAGGTGCCGATCGTGGCGCACGCCGACGTCCGGCGGATGCTGCTGGCACAGAAGAGCTATGTGGAGGGCGCGCTCGCGCTGATCCTCTACTGCGGCCGGCTGCTCGACGAGGAGAAGACCGGCCCCGCCGAGGCCGACCGCGCCCGGGCCCACCTGCTGCTGGACGTGCTCACCCCGATCGCCAAGAGCTGGCCGTCGCAGTGGTGCCTGGCCGCCAACGACCTGGCCATCCAGGTGCACGGCGGGTACGGCTACACCCGCGACCACGACGTCGAGCAGCACTGGCGGGACAACCGGCTCAACCCGATCCACGAGGGCACCCACGGCATCCAGGCGCTGGACCTGCTCGGCCGGAAGGTCACCATGCGCGACGGCGCCGGGCTGGAGCTGCTGCTGGAGACCGTCCGGGCCACGGTGACCCGGGCCTGGAAGGCTGAGGGCGAGGCGGCCGAACTGGCCGGCCGGCTCGGCGCGGCGGTCGACCGGATCGCGGTGGTCACCCGGCGGCTGTGGGGGAGTGGCGATCCGGAGCTGGCCCTGGCCAACGCCAGCCTGTATCTGGAGGCGGTCGGGCACGTGGTGATCGCCTGGATGTGGCTGGAGCAACTGCTCGCCGTCGACGCGCTGGGCGTCCCCGACGGGGCGGACGGTGACTTCCTGGCCGGCAAGCGGCAGGCCGCCCGGTACTTCTTCCGGTACGAACTGCCGCGGACCGGGCCGCAGTTCGACCTGCTGGACAGCCTGGACCGGACCACCCTGGACTCCCGGGAGACCTGGTTCTGA
- a CDS encoding DUF2690 domain-containing protein, translated as MRNGKTFRRMTVVLAAAFALAGGAVVTTGSPAMAACSDTGCNGLDPQSAGCSSGAQTIDDFVAPNGYYLELRYSPTCYAVWVRVNSQGYWDSSTSFWVERKDTGGRYSNTFVSGESGSKWTKMWSYRYLVRGGETVNSASVGNLGTFYTAWH; from the coding sequence ATGCGAAACGGGAAGACCTTCCGCCGGATGACCGTGGTGCTGGCCGCGGCATTCGCCCTGGCCGGCGGCGCCGTGGTCACGACCGGGTCCCCGGCGATGGCCGCCTGCTCCGACACCGGGTGCAACGGCCTGGACCCGCAGTCCGCCGGGTGCAGCAGCGGCGCCCAGACCATCGACGACTTCGTCGCCCCCAACGGCTACTACCTGGAGCTGCGCTACTCGCCCACCTGTTACGCCGTCTGGGTGAGGGTCAACTCGCAGGGGTACTGGGACTCGAGCACCAGCTTCTGGGTCGAGCGTAAGGACACCGGCGGCCGGTACTCGAACACCTTCGTCAGCGGCGAGTCGGGCTCGAAGTGGACGAAGATGTGGAGCTACCGGTACCTGGTCCGGGGCGGCGAGACGGTCAACAGCGCCTCCGTGGGGAACCTCGGTACGTTCTACACGGCCTGGCACTGA
- a CDS encoding serine hydrolase domain-containing protein, translated as MPEIEGFSGVVTLTRAGRPVTSVTGGGCTPTTPFQIASVSKNFASTLTMMLVEEGLLDLHEPLDHWLPEAPRSWHALSLHHLLSNTSGIGHWTDVPGMDPFVPATRDERLELVLRAPLQSEPGRQFRYSSPAFILVGVVAERATGSPYGKLLAERILQPLGLTRTASGIRPPDAAPGHRAGKPVEPWDVASMIGSGDLCSTAEDLVAYARAVEDGGLVSPASLALMRTRHSTFIEPDRTPDGRLEVTGYGYGHYVGTFDGRPAALHTGDNPGYRSLVGWLPDGVGIVALSNEDSVRWEDVLARVL; from the coding sequence ATGCCGGAAATCGAAGGGTTCTCGGGAGTCGTCACGCTCACTCGGGCCGGGCGACCGGTCACTTCCGTCACGGGCGGCGGCTGCACGCCGACCACACCGTTCCAGATCGCCTCGGTGAGCAAGAACTTCGCCTCGACGCTCACGATGATGCTTGTCGAGGAGGGCCTGCTCGACCTGCACGAGCCGCTGGACCACTGGTTGCCTGAGGCGCCGCGATCGTGGCACGCCCTGTCCCTGCATCACCTCCTGAGCAACACCTCCGGGATCGGCCACTGGACGGACGTGCCCGGCATGGACCCGTTCGTGCCGGCGACCCGAGACGAGCGGCTCGAGCTCGTGCTGCGTGCGCCGCTCCAATCCGAGCCGGGCAGGCAGTTCCGCTACTCCAGTCCAGCCTTCATCCTTGTCGGCGTCGTCGCGGAGCGGGCCACGGGCAGCCCGTACGGAAAGCTGCTCGCTGAGAGAATCCTTCAACCGCTCGGCCTCACCCGCACCGCGAGCGGCATCCGTCCGCCGGACGCCGCGCCCGGCCATCGCGCCGGGAAGCCCGTCGAGCCCTGGGACGTGGCGTCGATGATCGGGTCGGGCGACCTGTGCTCGACCGCCGAAGACCTGGTCGCGTACGCGCGGGCGGTGGAGGACGGTGGTCTGGTCTCGCCGGCTTCGCTGGCACTGATGCGAACCCGGCACTCGACCTTCATCGAGCCGGATCGCACTCCTGACGGCCGGCTGGAGGTCACCGGCTACGGATACGGTCACTACGTCGGCACCTTCGACGGCAGGCCGGCGGCTCTGCACACCGGTGACAACCCGGGCTACCGATCGTTGGTCGGCTGGCTTCCTGACGGCGTCGGGATCGTGGCCTTGTCCAACGAGGACTCCGTCAGGTGGGAGGACGTGCTCGCGCGCGTGCTGTAG
- a CDS encoding FAD-binding oxidoreductase: MHDLSRRELLRATAAVGAGAVVGAGAVAIPGIATGGTPGFAADGSGSSDSAKCPPAKLTGRIVRPQSPDYASASLGWDELFVHYPLVIVFAQETQDVVNALTWARQNDVALRVRSGRHSLEGWSNVDNGIVIDVSELKSARIDTATRTATVGAGLNQLEAVTALGKQNLAVTTGTEGSVGLSGATLGGGFGFLTRYLGMACDNLLGAEIVVASGTDGARAIKADLRNNPDLLWALRGAGNGNFGIVTSLTYKVTPLKSVAYLQATWEGLNDLHGVFDAWQRRAPFADNRLGTQLEIHKSQILLFGVLAEGSEAEARRLLAPILSVGNPEVTVQTGGWGDIYAGFQIPTENEPANWKFFSQFTTEPFPKEAISLIRAFMEDAPSDDSNFFTQAFGTGAQTSQPRGGSAFPHRNALFYSEPGAGWGTRGKPDSGDAITPIAQAWIAEFSQSLRPYVNGAYVNVPNIGMAEWETAYWGANFDRLRKIKARYDPHNVFQYEQSIPPATC, translated from the coding sequence ATGCACGACCTTTCTCGTCGCGAACTGCTCAGAGCGACGGCGGCCGTGGGCGCGGGCGCGGTAGTTGGCGCAGGCGCGGTCGCTATCCCGGGCATTGCGACCGGCGGCACCCCGGGCTTCGCGGCCGACGGCTCGGGCTCCTCCGACAGCGCCAAATGCCCGCCGGCAAAGCTGACCGGCCGCATCGTCCGTCCACAGAGCCCCGACTACGCGAGCGCCAGCCTCGGCTGGGACGAACTCTTCGTTCACTATCCCCTGGTCATCGTCTTCGCCCAGGAGACCCAGGATGTGGTCAACGCCCTCACGTGGGCGCGGCAGAACGACGTCGCGCTGCGGGTACGGAGCGGTCGCCACAGCCTCGAGGGCTGGTCGAACGTGGACAACGGCATCGTGATCGACGTCAGCGAACTGAAGTCGGCCCGGATCGACACCGCCACCCGCACCGCGACAGTCGGCGCCGGGCTCAACCAGTTGGAGGCGGTGACCGCCCTGGGGAAGCAGAATCTCGCGGTAACGACTGGAACGGAGGGGAGCGTCGGCCTGTCCGGTGCGACCCTCGGCGGCGGCTTCGGCTTCCTCACCCGCTACCTCGGCATGGCCTGCGACAACCTGTTAGGGGCGGAGATTGTCGTCGCGTCGGGTACCGACGGCGCCAGGGCGATCAAGGCAGACCTGAGGAACAACCCGGACCTGCTCTGGGCGCTCCGCGGGGCGGGAAACGGCAACTTCGGGATCGTCACCTCACTCACATACAAGGTGACGCCGCTGAAGAGCGTGGCCTACCTGCAAGCCACCTGGGAGGGCCTCAACGACCTGCACGGGGTCTTCGACGCCTGGCAGCGCCGGGCTCCGTTCGCCGACAACCGCCTCGGAACCCAGCTCGAGATCCACAAATCCCAGATCCTGCTGTTCGGCGTTCTCGCCGAGGGGTCGGAGGCAGAGGCGAGGCGGCTGCTGGCCCCGATCCTGTCGGTTGGCAACCCCGAGGTCACGGTGCAGACCGGGGGCTGGGGCGACATATATGCCGGATTCCAGATACCGACCGAGAACGAGCCCGCGAACTGGAAGTTCTTCTCGCAGTTCACCACCGAACCGTTCCCGAAGGAGGCGATCAGCCTGATCCGCGCATTCATGGAGGACGCCCCCTCGGATGACAGCAACTTCTTCACCCAGGCCTTCGGCACGGGGGCCCAAACGAGCCAACCCCGCGGCGGCTCGGCGTTCCCGCATCGCAACGCACTCTTCTATTCCGAGCCGGGCGCCGGGTGGGGCACCCGCGGAAAGCCGGACAGCGGCGACGCCATCACCCCGATCGCCCAGGCCTGGATCGCCGAGTTCAGCCAGTCGCTGCGCCCCTACGTGAACGGCGCCTACGTCAACGTGCCGAACATCGGGATGGCGGAATGGGAAACCGCCTACTGGGGCGCCAACTTCGACCGGCTGCGCAAGATCAAGGCGAGGTACGACCCCCACAACGTCTTCCAGTACGAGCAGAGCATCCCACCCGCAACATGCTGA